A region of the Zymomonas mobilis subsp. mobilis ATCC 10988 genome:
GTACTGGTTTGGGTGCTCGTTACTACACCGCTTTTGGTCCTTTCCGCATTGATCTTGCGACACCTATAGCTCGGCAGCCTGGAGAATCGCGTATTTCAGTATATATTTCGATCGGTCAGGCTTTCTAATGGCGGATCAAAATTACAATCCAGAAAGACAAGAAAATTCTTCGGATTCTATTAAGGAAAAGAACCCGAATATAGTCGCACAACCTGAAAACACCGAAGCAAATCCAAATAAGACATCACCATTTCAAAATTTGAAACATATTTTGGGATGGGGATGCGTCTTTCTGAGTGGGATTGCGCTTTTTATTATCGCGCTTATTTTGTTTCTAGATACGTCTACTGGCCATCAGCTTATTGTTCGTTATATCAATAAATACACAACAGAATCAGGCTTAAAAGTTAAAATACAGCGTATCGATGGTTCTATTTATCAGGCCTTTCGTTTGGTCGATATCGAGGCTTATGATCAGCGTGGGCGTTTCCTTGATGCACCTTCACTATTTGTCGAATGGCGGCCATTGGATTATCGCTACGGTATTATCACTATCAAAAAACTCCATGCGCCTAGAATTGAAGTCTTACGAAATCCAGAACTAAAACCGACAAAATCAAATCCTGATGCGCCTTTGTTGCCTGACATCCATTTGGATATCGATCAGATACATTTAGATAGAATAGATATTTCTAAAAATCTGGATGGCCAAAATCATCGTTTGCACATGCATGGCCGGCTTGCTTTGATAAAAGGGCAGATAACCGTCAAGGCGGAGGCTGGAGCTGACAAAGGACAAGATATCAGCGGCGGAGATACACTCTCTTTACAATTTGATGCTAAACCAACGGCTAACCTTCTGATTGTTGAAGCGCATTTGCATGCGCCTGTCGGCGGGGTTGTAGATGGCCTGACCCGCCTTGGTAAACCGCTTACGATGGATACCGCTGGAAAAGGAAATTGGCAAGATTGGCGCGGGTATATTCAAGCACAATCGGGCGATAAGAAATTACTGGATTGGCAAATACATAATAAAGATGGGTCTGTTCATCTGGATGGGGCGGTTTATCCCAGTGAATTATTACCAGATCAGCCTTCGTTGCAGGCTTTCTTTAAGAAAGGCTTACAGATTGATCTGACGACCCATAATCATAAAAACGTTGTCGATATTCGAGGGGCTATTACCGGAGAAATGTTCCGCCTTACTGCCCTTGGGGGTGTCGATTGGAAATCGAGCCGCTTTAATAACATGTCAGTCGATTTGGCTATTCCCAATAGTCAAAAATTCCTTGGCGATGATTTATCCTTTAAGAACTTTACATTTTCTTCAGTGTTATCGGGTCTTGTCAGATCGCCTAACATTGATTGGCGGTTAAAGGCTGGTCAGATTGGTTGGCAGGAGAAGATTGCCGAGAACATTCAATCCAGAGGTAAGATGCTTGTAGATGGCGATCATTTATCCATGCCTATGGGATTATCTGTTGGAAAAATTTCAGGTCTTGATCCGCGCTTAGTCAATCTACTGGAAAATTTAAAAATAGAAGGTGCGATCAATTATGGTGATCATGTTTTGCGAGTTGATCACAGCAATATAAGTAGTCGATATATTCATGCGAACACCACCATCATCACCGATTTGGTAACAAAAAAATGGCGTGCGGCGGTTAAAGGCGGGATTGATCCGTATAAAATAGACGGTATTGGCCGATTAAGCCTGACAATTGATAGTCATCTTCAGCCCGAAAAAAATGGGGGGCTAGGCATGGTCGGCGAGATGATGATCAAGGGACGTGATTGGCAGAAACCAGCTTTGGCAAAAGCTTTTGGTGGTGAAGCTGTTTTACGGACAGATATGATCGCCAATGCCATGGGTAATATAAGAATGCCAAGATTTAGCCTTGCTTCTCCAGAATTCCATCTAGAGGGTAACGGTGGATACCAGCCTAAAGGCAATATCAATCTTTTTGTTCGGGGTAAGTCAAAAAGCTATGGTGCCATGACTCTTGATGTCGGGGGTATGGTTTCTCATCCTGTAATCAAGGCAACGGCTTTGGGTCTGACCGTTAATGGCAATTTGGCTCAAACAAAAAGTAACCTTTATCACGGGCAATTTGAACTGAACGGGCGGGGATTGGATGGTATCATTCGCTTGACAGAAGAACAGGCAACACAAGCCGTTAATGCCGATATTGCTATCGACAAAGCCCGTTTCGTCTATAGTCAGCCAATTGACATTGAAAGTGGACGGCTAAGAGGAAAGGCTGTTTTTTCAACAGATCCGGCTTTTCAAGTTGAAGCCTTGCTGAATAATATTCGCTATAATGATTTTCTATTAAAGCAAGCTGCTGGACGCGCTTTTTATCAAAAAGAGCAAGGGGAGGGGGGGCTCACTTTACAGGGAAATCTACCTGCAGCGGGCGCTTCTCCCGTTCCATTTAATGCAGCTATTCACAGCAGTTTTTCTGCGGATGTCATTAGAGCCAACGCGCAAGGAAATGTCGCCCATCTCAACTGGCATATGGCTGCGCCTGTTGAAATCCGTTCTGGTAAAAATGGCTATGACATATCAAAAATAGTAATCCAGCTTCCCAAAGGACATATCGATCTATCCGGCCATTATGGTGGGCAAAATAGTTATGCCGCACTTCAAATTGCCGATATCGATTTATCTGAAGCCAATCTATTGTGGCCTGAAATCAATTTAAGTGGTCAACTGTCGGCCGTAGCAAACGCTGATTTGACGGGTAATATTCCTCAGATATCCGCTCGCTTGGCTTTAAATAATTTTACACGAGTTTCTGTCACCGGATTATCTCAACCTGTTAATTTGGTCGTGGCCGCTACCAATGATAAAAATGGTTTGGTTTCTGAAGCTGTAATCCGCCAAAAACAGACAATGATTGGGCAAATGCGCCTAGGCGTTACGCCTAATTATGCTCCTGAAAAACAACATAAAGTTGATTGGATAGAAGCCTTAAGAAAAGGCCGATTAAGCGGAGGCATTCGCTATAATGCTGATGCCGATATTCTATGGTCAATGAGTGGTGTCAGTGGTCAATCTATAAGAGGCCCCTTGGCCATTGCTGCTGATATTTCCGGTGAGGTTGAAGCGCCTGTTTTAACCGGTCTTATTCGAGGCCGATCACTCCGTTACGAAAATAGCAGCTATGATACCCTTGTTTCTTCAATTGATGTTGATGGGCATTTCGACCGATCAAAATTCTTTTTGGATAAAATGACAGGCAAAGCCGGCAAAGGCACACTTACGGCTAAGGGCTATGCCAGCTTTGATGCGGCAAGTGATTATGATTCAGCCTTGAATATTACATTAGACAAGGCAACGCTTGCCCGCGCCGACGAAATGAAATCAACTGTTTCAGGTAACCTTGATATCACAAGTAATCGTAAGGATGGCGGTTCCATCAAAGGTAAGTTGAAGTTACCTGAAACCCGTTATCGTTTTATCATGGACAACAAAGAAACGGTTCACGACTTATCCGGTGTTAAGCGTAAAGGACAGGTTGAAGACACAGCCGCTCATGAAATGAAAGAATCTTCAGCCTCTGCCTCTATACTGGCCTCGGCGTGGAAGCTGGATATTCGGATTTCTGCTCCTGATCAGTTATTTGTTGCAGGTATGGGATTGGAGTCCGAGTGGGAAGCTGATTTACGCGTCAGAGGAACAGCCACTGCGCCCAATATCACAGGGGATATGCGGGTTATCCGAGGTACCTACAGTTTTGCTGGCCGCCGTTTCGATATTGATCATGGTGAAATTCAGTTTACAGGCGGAAATCCACCCAATCCGGCACTTGATATTACAGCCGAGGCAACGGTTGATGATATAACCGCTACGGTAAAGATCAGTGGTTTTGCCAATAAACCGGAAATTACTTTTTCATCCTCACCGTCATTGGCACAGGATGAAATTCTATCGCGCTTGCTGTTCGGTTCTTCTGTAACCAGCTTGTCAGCCGTTCAAGCCGTACAATTGGCAGCCGCCTTGAATACACTTCGGACAGGCGGCAAGGGGTTTGATCCACTGGATAAACTGCGTTCTGTGATCGGCATTGATAGATTACGGGTTGTTGGAGCAAATAGTTCGACAGGCCAAGGTACGTCTTTAGCAGCCGGAAAATATCTCTTCAAAAATGTGTATATGGAAGTGATTACCGATACTCATGGTTTTACAGCAACCCAGATCAGAATATCTTTGACCCGAACCCTGTCACTTCTAAGTGAAGCCAGTAGCTTCGGGTCATCCAATGTCAGTTTGCGTTATTCAAAAGATTATTAGCCTAACCAACTGGTTAGAGCCCAATGCGCTCTGACCGCTGTTTTCCATAATTCAGGAAGAACGAGGTCATCTGGCGTAATCTTTTCAGGCCAGAAATTTTCGACGAGTTGATAGAGCTTTTCCCATCTTTTCGGTGTCAAGATAAAGCGCTGATCAACGGCGTCCAAAGCAGCTTTAGATAGTGGCACTCGCAATCGCAGGCAGGCAGGCCCTCCGCCATTTGCCATACTTTCACGGACATCGACCACAACTGCTTTTTTAATTGGATTGTTACCGCTAATAATCCGGTTGACCGTTTCCAAAACTGCAGGATCGCTTTTTACTTCCTGAGGTAAAATAAGCGCCATTGTCCGGTCTTTTAAGGTAACAATTTGGCTATTAAACAGATAGCTTTTAACGGCCTGTTCCAAAGTAATATTATCAATAATAATCGGAATAAAACCGTCAATTTTTTCGGCTATCCGCTTTATCCATTCGCCTTGGTCTTCAAAAGCTTCGGCATGTGCTAGCAAGACATACTCATTAGCCACGGCGACGACATCATTGTGAAAAGCGCCTTTAGCAATTGCCTCTTTTTTCTGAGGGATAAACCATGCCAAATCAGGTTTCACCTCTCCCAATCGAGCCACCGCCTGACTTGCCCGCAGTTTTTGTCTTGCCGGATAAATATCGTTTTTCTCGCCATAGACAAAAATATTTATTCCAGTGCGCCCATGTGCTGAGGTAATTCGCATGTGGTTTGCGGCGCCCTCATCGCTGAAATGCTGTCCGCAAGGCAAGGGATGGTGCATAGCAAAGAAACAGCTATTGGAAAAAATTTGGTTTAGCTGAGCATAGGTTGTTTGCGCTTCCAGATGACGATGTAGCATCGTTGCTAGATTAGCTGTTATAAAGTGAACACGGCCATCATGGCTGTCAAATTCAGAAATAACCGTTGCTGCATTGGCCGCCCACATTGAAGAAGCAGAGCAAAGATTATTAAATAACAGCCGATCATCCTTCGCAGCTTGCTTCAAAATAGTCTTGTCATCACCTTTATAACCCAGATGGTGCAACAAATGGGTAACGGGTCGTAGAGGAGGTAAAAACACCCCTTGAGTTAGCCCCATATCCATCAGGTGCTTCATTTTTTCTATTCCCTGAAGCGCCGCTTGCCGCGGATAGGATGGCTGACCAGCATGAAGGGCGCTGGCGACATTTCCCCGCGATAATCCCGCATAATTGTGGGTGGGACCGATCAAACCATCAAAATTCACTTCAGAAACAATCATGTTTTTTCCTTTTTTGGTCTATCAATGGCAATGCATTAAGTAGATTCTATCTGGAAAGACGCGGCGGAAGGGCTTTCGACCTAAATTTTTAATCAAGATTGGTTTAAAGGTTAATAGGATATAAAATGAAACCTGTTTTTATTGGTATCGCTGATACTAGATTATCAGATCAGGAAAAAAAGCTATTCCGTCAATATGAACCTGCCGGTTATATTCTTTTTCAGAGAAATATTACAGACCGTACGCAGCTAAAGAAATTGACGGCAGATTTGAGAGCCAATAGCCAACAGAATATTCCAATTTTAATTGATCAGGAGGGGGGACGGGTCGCCAGAATGAAGCCGCCGGTCTGGCCAGCTTTTCCTGCCGCCGCCCGATTTGATGAGCTTTATCAGAAAGCGCCGGTTAGTGCGATTGAAGCTGTACGTGCCAATAGCCATGCACTGGCTTTATTATTACAGGATGTTGGCATCAATGTTGATTGTATGCCGTTATTGGACCTCCGTGATCCTGAAGGTGATAACATCATCGGAGATCGCTCTTTTGGTCATAATCCCGAACAAGTCGCAGCCTTAGGACGGGCGGTATTAGACGGGCTGGCAAAAGGCAGCGTTTGCGGCATTATTAAACATATTCCGGGACATGGCCAAGCCAAAGTGGACAGTCACAAAGCCTTGCCAGTGGTTGATAGTCCTATCGAAATATTGGAACGGGATATCAGGCCTTT
Encoded here:
- a CDS encoding translocation/assembly module TamB domain-containing protein, with product MADQNYNPERQENSSDSIKEKNPNIVAQPENTEANPNKTSPFQNLKHILGWGCVFLSGIALFIIALILFLDTSTGHQLIVRYINKYTTESGLKVKIQRIDGSIYQAFRLVDIEAYDQRGRFLDAPSLFVEWRPLDYRYGIITIKKLHAPRIEVLRNPELKPTKSNPDAPLLPDIHLDIDQIHLDRIDISKNLDGQNHRLHMHGRLALIKGQITVKAEAGADKGQDISGGDTLSLQFDAKPTANLLIVEAHLHAPVGGVVDGLTRLGKPLTMDTAGKGNWQDWRGYIQAQSGDKKLLDWQIHNKDGSVHLDGAVYPSELLPDQPSLQAFFKKGLQIDLTTHNHKNVVDIRGAITGEMFRLTALGGVDWKSSRFNNMSVDLAIPNSQKFLGDDLSFKNFTFSSVLSGLVRSPNIDWRLKAGQIGWQEKIAENIQSRGKMLVDGDHLSMPMGLSVGKISGLDPRLVNLLENLKIEGAINYGDHVLRVDHSNISSRYIHANTTIITDLVTKKWRAAVKGGIDPYKIDGIGRLSLTIDSHLQPEKNGGLGMVGEMMIKGRDWQKPALAKAFGGEAVLRTDMIANAMGNIRMPRFSLASPEFHLEGNGGYQPKGNINLFVRGKSKSYGAMTLDVGGMVSHPVIKATALGLTVNGNLAQTKSNLYHGQFELNGRGLDGIIRLTEEQATQAVNADIAIDKARFVYSQPIDIESGRLRGKAVFSTDPAFQVEALLNNIRYNDFLLKQAAGRAFYQKEQGEGGLTLQGNLPAAGASPVPFNAAIHSSFSADVIRANAQGNVAHLNWHMAAPVEIRSGKNGYDISKIVIQLPKGHIDLSGHYGGQNSYAALQIADIDLSEANLLWPEINLSGQLSAVANADLTGNIPQISARLALNNFTRVSVTGLSQPVNLVVAATNDKNGLVSEAVIRQKQTMIGQMRLGVTPNYAPEKQHKVDWIEALRKGRLSGGIRYNADADILWSMSGVSGQSIRGPLAIAADISGEVEAPVLTGLIRGRSLRYENSSYDTLVSSIDVDGHFDRSKFFLDKMTGKAGKGTLTAKGYASFDAASDYDSALNITLDKATLARADEMKSTVSGNLDITSNRKDGGSIKGKLKLPETRYRFIMDNKETVHDLSGVKRKGQVEDTAAHEMKESSASASILASAWKLDIRISAPDQLFVAGMGLESEWEADLRVRGTATAPNITGDMRVIRGTYSFAGRRFDIDHGEIQFTGGNPPNPALDITAEATVDDITATVKISGFANKPEITFSSSPSLAQDEILSRLLFGSSVTSLSAVQAVQLAAALNTLRTGGKGFDPLDKLRSVIGIDRLRVVGANSSTGQGTSLAAGKYLFKNVYMEVITDTHGFTATQIRISLTRTLSLLSEASSFGSSNVSLRYSKDY
- a CDS encoding N-succinylarginine dihydrolase, which produces MIVSEVNFDGLIGPTHNYAGLSRGNVASALHAGQPSYPRQAALQGIEKMKHLMDMGLTQGVFLPPLRPVTHLLHHLGYKGDDKTILKQAAKDDRLLFNNLCSASSMWAANAATVISEFDSHDGRVHFITANLATMLHRHLEAQTTYAQLNQIFSNSCFFAMHHPLPCGQHFSDEGAANHMRITSAHGRTGINIFVYGEKNDIYPARQKLRASQAVARLGEVKPDLAWFIPQKKEAIAKGAFHNDVVAVANEYVLLAHAEAFEDQGEWIKRIAEKIDGFIPIIIDNITLEQAVKSYLFNSQIVTLKDRTMALILPQEVKSDPAVLETVNRIISGNNPIKKAVVVDVRESMANGGGPACLRLRVPLSKAALDAVDQRFILTPKRWEKLYQLVENFWPEKITPDDLVLPELWKTAVRAHWALTSWLG
- the nagZ gene encoding beta-N-acetylhexosaminidase encodes the protein MKPVFIGIADTRLSDQEKKLFRQYEPAGYILFQRNITDRTQLKKLTADLRANSQQNIPILIDQEGGRVARMKPPVWPAFPAAARFDELYQKAPVSAIEAVRANSHALALLLQDVGINVDCMPLLDLRDPEGDNIIGDRSFGHNPEQVAALGRAVLDGLAKGSVCGIIKHIPGHGQAKVDSHKALPVVDSPIEILERDIRPFQHLRNAKMAMTAHIIYQAWDEESCASYSSKIIHDIIRKKIGFEGLLMSDDIGMNALDGDPVTRALRVFDAGCDIALHCSGKFDEMKAILENMDEIRPESFAALEKVTNEFSSASDFDLDRAENKALFDRCIAERDALFLEAAV